A DNA window from Porites lutea chromosome 6, jaPorLute2.1, whole genome shotgun sequence contains the following coding sequences:
- the LOC140942347 gene encoding casein kinase I-like, whose amino-acid sequence MELRVGNKYRLGRKIGSGSFGDIYLGTNISTNEEVAIKLECVKTKHPQLHIEAKFYKMMQGGVGIPIIKWCGTEGDYNVLVMELLGPSLEDLFNFCNRKFSIKTVLLLADQMISRIEYVHSKNFIHRDIKPDNFLMGLGKKGSLVYIIDFGLAKKYRDPRTHQHIPYRENKNLTGTARYASINTHLGIEQSRRDDLESLGYVLMYFNLGSLPWQGLKAATKKQKYERISEKKMSTPIEVLCKGFPSEFSTYLNNCRSLRFDDKPDYSYLRQLFRNLFHCQGYVYDYIFDWNLLKFGREPDLGAERCGMKGVEKVLEREREPREPERNHRSSTTRALAGGASGRLREPMTAATPSPVGAQRPISRAERERRITRLHRGAPADVTSGDLPRGDISRMSGAHVRSTPVMTPTSSGTGLRRASGTRQERDAGMMELSAVRHSSKHLSRAQK is encoded by the exons ATGGAACTGCGGGTTGGAAACAAGTACCGCCTTGGTAGAAAGATTGGAAGTGGGTCATTCGGAGACATTTACTTGG GAACGAATATCTCAACAAACGAGGAGGTCGCTATCAAATTAGAATGTGTGAAGACGAAACATCCGCAGTTACATATTGAAGCAAAGTTTTACAAGATGATGCAGGGCGGTG TTGGTATTCCCATCATAAAGTGGTGTGGCACAGAGGGTGATTACAATGTTTTGGTCATGGAACTCCTTGGACCCAGTCTAGAAGATTTGTTTAACTTTTGCAACAGGAAGTTTAGTATAAAAACAGTTCTTCTTTTAGCTGATCAAATG ATCAGCAGAATAGAGTATGTTCACTCTAAGAATTTCATCCATCGTGATATCAAACCAGACAACTTTCTAATGGGACTTGGAAAAAAGGGCAGTTTAGTGTACATTATTGATTTTGGATTGGCAAAGAAATACAGAGACCCACGGACACACCAGCATATACCAtacagagaaaacaagaacctgACAGGGACAGCAAGATATGCCAGTATTAACACTCACTTAGGAATTG AGCAAAGCAGAAGAGATGATTTAGAATCACTTGGGTATGTTCTTATGTATTTTAACCTGGGAAGTTTGCCATGGCAAGGACTTAAGGCGGctacaaagaaacagaaatatgaAAGGATCAGTGAAAAAAAGATGTCAACACCTATTGAGGTCCTCTGCAAGGGTTTTCCAT CTGAGTTTTCCACGTACTTAAACAACTGCAGGTCACTACGGTTTGATGATAAGCCTGACTACTCTTACTTGCGACAACTTTTTCGCAACCTGTTTCATTGTCAAGGATACGTGTATGATTATATCTTCGACTGGAATCTTCTCAAATTT GGAAGAGAACCGGATCTGGGTGCTGAAAGATGTGGAATGAAGGGAGTAGAAAAAGTTTTGGAGAGAGAGCGTGAACCAAGAGAACCAGAAAGGAATCATCGAAGCTCTACAACTCGAGCCTTGGCTGGTGGGGCATCTGGCCGACTAAGAGAACCCATGACTGCTGCTACCCCTTCACCAGTTG GTGCACAAAGACCAATCTCGCGCGCTGAGAGAGAACGGCGCATTACACGTCTTCATCGTGGAGCGCCAGCTGACGTCACAAGTGGTGATCTCCCACGTGGTGACATATCCCGGATGTCTGGGGCCCATGTCCGCTCAACACCTGTAATGACACCAACATCTTCAGGAACAGGACTAAGA
- the LOC140941724 gene encoding uncharacterized protein, giving the protein MGIEQERFVDVNPELVCCICANVLEDPIESPCRHVFCSECITRWLDMRTTCPTCRQPLKNSQMKPALPLLRNIIAKLRIRCNFIEEGCNEIVDFEQLGSHVRSCPYAPMTCENEGCHESFPRKDSCRHKKECPFRRVVCTAFSNRGCGMEYKLCEAADHNCVESLKSLVRGLESRVATLEQTLTELRQDMQELKQQQARTNHVTQETRNTRNSSSAIAGQQQDGDSGLISLLSDDEEENENQLWTPRTNLIQGIIADREGSTSSTLVNLIARDLRELQQETLNQLELDRTRRLSRALRQSASEARRHSRSRSPVVRRNREISLDADGTPPRRQSLQAPSSAYTQTSSSGNITQEQGTLPVVHSRVRAMIRPTSIEDDVSSQVDSEENIAGSSDESDQHHTAESSSSDFNAESPQ; this is encoded by the exons ATGGGAATTGAACAAGAAAGATTTGTGGATGTCAATCCAGAACTCGTCTGCTGCATTTGCGCTAATGTTTTGGAAGATCCAATTGAGTCGCCTTGTCGACATGTCTTTTGTTCAGAATGCATTACAAGGTGGCTGGATATGAGAACAACTTGCCCGACTTGCCGTCAGCCGTTGAAGAATTCGCAGATGAAACCTGCGCTGCCACTTCTGAGAAATATAATCGCCAAACTACGAATTCGTTGTAATTTCATCGAAGAGGGATGCAACGAGATAGTAGACTTTGAACAACTAGGAAGTCACGTTCGCTCATGCCCGTACGCTCCAATGACGTGCGAAAACGAGGGATGTCACGaaagttttcctagaaaagaCAGCTGTCGACACAAGAAAGAGTGCCCCTTTAGACGAGTTGTCTGTACTGCTTTTTCTAATCGTGGCTGTGGCATGGAATATAAATTATGTGAAGCAGCTGACCACAACTGTGTCGAGAGTTTGAAAAGTTTGGTCAGAG GTTTGGAAAGTAGGGTAGCTACACTTGAACAAACATTAACTGAATTGAGACAGGATATGCAGGAactgaaacaacaacaagcaaGAACCAACCATGTAACACAGGAAACTAGGAATACTAGAAATAGCAGCAGTGCTATAGCAGGCCAGCAGCAGGATGGAGACTCTGGATTGATTTCATTGCTTTctgatgatgaagaagaaaatgaaaaccagCTGTGGACACCAAGAACAAATCTGATCCAAGGGATTATTGCCGATCGCGAAGGCTCGACTAGCAGTACATTAGTCAATCTTATTGCAAGAGATTTGCGAGAACTACAACAAGAAACTCTTAACCAGTTAGAATTGGATAGGACTCGTCGTCTGTCAAGAGCTTTGCGGCAGTCTGCTTCTGAAGCTAGAAGACACAGTAGAAGCCGGTCGCCAGTTGTTAGGAGAAACAGGGAAATCTCTCTTGATGCGGATGGCACTCCTCCAAGACGACAGTCACTTCAAGCTCCTTCTAGTGCATACACTCAGACTTCATCAAGTGGTAACATCACACAAGAACAAGGTACCTTACCAGTTGTACATTCAAGAGTAAGAGCAATGATTAGGCCAACTAGTATTGAAGACGACGTTTCTAGTCAAGTGGATTCGGAGGAGAACATAGCAGGCTCTTCAGATGAAAGTGATCAACACCATACCGCAGAGAGTAGCTCAAGTGATTTCAATGCTGAAAGCCCTCAGTAG